A genomic window from Bacteroidota bacterium includes:
- the nuoI gene encoding NADH-quinone oxidoreductase subunit NuoI: protein MQALTNRSKMVSNKQMTFLERLYLVSIFKGMLITISHFLKKKATISYPEKHRPISSVYRGQHVLKRDENGAERCTACGLCAVACPAEAITMVAAERKKGEENLYREEKYAAVYEINMLRCIYCGLCEEACPKEAIFLTDRIVPTEFERGDLVYGKDILVEPMEKSKRIDVSKRQTPDVLEFKTHSEYAHNQLWDPKKSLQTKKQSH from the coding sequence ATGCAGGCATTGACCAACAGATCGAAAATGGTTTCCAACAAGCAGATGACGTTCCTGGAGCGGCTTTATCTTGTTTCCATTTTCAAGGGAATGCTCATTACCATTTCACATTTTCTGAAAAAGAAAGCCACCATTTCCTATCCGGAAAAACATCGCCCCATCAGCAGCGTGTATCGCGGACAACACGTGCTCAAGCGCGATGAGAATGGCGCGGAACGATGCACGGCCTGCGGACTCTGTGCGGTTGCTTGTCCGGCGGAAGCAATTACGATGGTGGCGGCTGAAAGAAAAAAAGGAGAAGAGAATCTTTACCGCGAAGAAAAATACGCTGCCGTTTACGAGATCAATATGCTTCGCTGCATTTACTGCGGCTTGTGTGAAGAAGCGTGCCCGAAAGAAGCGATCTTTCTCACCGACAGAATTGTTCCTACGGAATTTGAGCGCGGAGATCTTGTTTACGGAAAAGATATTCTCGTGGAGCCCATGGAAAAATCAAAACGCATTGATGTGAGTAAGCGGCAGACGCCCGATGTTCTCGAATTCAAAACACATTCCGAATACGCACACAACCAGTTGTGGGATCCGAAAAAATCTTTGCAAACAAAAAAACAATCCCACTGA
- a CDS encoding NADH-quinone oxidoreductase subunit J, whose protein sequence is MHLTITHILFGTLSFIAILSGILVIFSKNPVHSVLYLIVAFFAIAGHYILLNAQFLAIVHIIVYAGAIMVLFLFVIMMLNLNKETEPHKPAWIQIAAVIAGGVLMVTLVGALRNAGSLPLTQPNDVNIGLVGNLGKVLFTDFLVPFEISSILFLAAMVGAVMLGKKNIK, encoded by the coding sequence ATGCACCTAACCATCACACATATTCTTTTCGGCACTCTTTCGTTCATCGCTATTCTCAGCGGAATTCTCGTCATCTTCAGTAAGAATCCTGTGCACAGTGTCCTTTATCTCATAGTAGCATTCTTTGCCATTGCCGGGCATTACATTCTGCTCAACGCACAATTCCTCGCTATCGTTCACATCATCGTTTATGCAGGAGCCATCATGGTGTTGTTTCTTTTCGTGATCATGATGCTCAACCTGAATAAAGAAACAGAACCGCACAAACCGGCGTGGATACAGATCGCAGCAGTGATCGCGGGCGGCGTGCTCATGGTGACGCTCGTGGGCGCGCTGCGTAATGCGGGATCTCTGCCATTGACACAACCGAATGATGTGAACATCGGCCTCGTGGGCAATCTCGGGAAAGTTCTGTTCACCGATTTTTTAGTTCCGTTTGAAATTTCTTCCATCCTGTTCCTCGCCGCAATGGTGGGCGCAGTGATGCTGGGCAAAAAAAATATTAAATAA
- the nuoK gene encoding NADH-quinone oxidoreductase subunit NuoK, which translates to MLLLEAGKSAIQVIPMNWYITLCAVLFGLGVLGVMFRRNAIIILMSIEFMLNAVNLLLVAFSAQRSDPNAQVFVFFIMAVAAAEVAVGLAILMMVYRNTKTTDIDFLNKLKW; encoded by the coding sequence ATGTTGCTGTTAGAAGCAGGAAAATCCGCGATACAGGTGATACCGATGAACTGGTACATCACACTCTGCGCTGTACTCTTCGGCCTCGGCGTTCTTGGTGTTATGTTCCGCAGGAATGCGATCATCATTCTCATGAGTATTGAATTCATGTTGAACGCGGTGAATCTTCTGCTCGTTGCATTCTCTGCGCAACGCAGCGATCCCAATGCACAGGTGTTCGTGTTTTTCATTATGGCAGTTGCAGCAGCGGAAGTTGCGGTGGGCCTCGCCATTCTCATGATGGTTTACCGCAATACAAAAACAACGGATATTGATTTTCTGAATAAATTAAAATGGTAA
- the nuoL gene encoding NADH-quinone oxidoreductase subunit L, producing the protein MIKLAGLIPLLPLIGFAIIGLGGKKLSKTIVSSIGCGSVLLAFALALGIFFQLHGHAQDVRVMDWIVTGNMHVDLAFLIDPLSVQFLLIITGVGFLIHVYSTGYMKDDENYDRFFAYMNLFVFFMLLLVMGNNYVMMFVGWEGVGLCSYLLIGFWFKNTAYNNAARKAFIVNRIGDLGFLLGMILIYVTFGHLDFNHVFGRASEMSHDESAVLNTIGILLFIGACGKSAQIPLYTWLPDAMAGPTPVSALIHAATMVTAGIYMIARSGVIFAQAEIASEVVAIVGLLTALFAATIGLFQNDIKKVLAYSTVSQLGYMFLGLGVGAYTGAVFHVTTHAFFKACLFLCAGSVIHAMGGEQDIRRMDGLKKALPITHLTFLIATIAIAGIPPFSGFFSKDEILSHAYDHNKLYWMLGVIGSMLTAFYMFRLYFLTFGGKFRGTHDQEHHLHESPKSMTVPLMVLAALSLVGGFIGIPLMKNGHLLDKFLRPSLDGAYSKLLEPNIIHLQHELTLMGIAVAAAAAAIYFAYSIFVKSGFLPQETEAEMSKPQRVIYNKYYVDEFYDSIIRKPLDWSSDKLYRFFELRVVDSFVNGIGTAVKWSANSVRYLQAGNVGSYIFAMVIAVIAILLIKLF; encoded by the coding sequence ATGATCAAGCTTGCCGGACTCATTCCTCTTCTTCCGCTGATCGGATTTGCGATCATCGGGCTCGGTGGAAAAAAATTATCGAAGACCATTGTAAGTAGTATAGGTTGTGGATCTGTTTTACTTGCATTCGCGCTTGCACTCGGAATTTTCTTTCAGTTGCACGGGCATGCGCAGGATGTGCGCGTGATGGACTGGATCGTGACCGGGAATATGCACGTCGATCTTGCTTTTCTCATTGACCCGCTCTCTGTTCAGTTCCTGCTCATCATTACCGGTGTTGGATTTCTCATTCATGTTTATTCCACCGGCTACATGAAGGATGATGAAAATTACGATCGCTTTTTTGCTTACATGAATCTGTTTGTCTTCTTCATGCTCCTGCTCGTGATGGGAAATAATTATGTGATGATGTTCGTGGGATGGGAAGGCGTGGGATTGTGTTCGTATCTTCTCATCGGTTTCTGGTTTAAAAACACCGCTTACAATAACGCGGCAAGAAAAGCTTTCATCGTAAATCGGATCGGTGATCTCGGATTTCTATTGGGAATGATCCTCATTTATGTGACGTTCGGCCATCTCGATTTCAATCACGTTTTCGGAAGAGCTTCTGAAATGTCGCACGATGAATCTGCGGTGCTCAACACCATCGGAATTCTTCTTTTCATTGGCGCTTGCGGAAAATCGGCGCAGATCCCATTGTACACGTGGCTGCCCGATGCAATGGCCGGGCCTACTCCTGTTTCTGCACTCATCCACGCAGCAACAATGGTCACTGCAGGAATTTACATGATCGCACGTTCCGGTGTAATTTTCGCTCAGGCAGAAATTGCATCTGAAGTAGTGGCCATAGTTGGATTACTCACTGCGCTTTTTGCCGCAACGATCGGATTATTTCAGAACGATATCAAAAAAGTTCTTGCCTACTCCACCGTCAGTCAGCTTGGATATATGTTTCTCGGATTAGGAGTGGGCGCATACACCGGCGCAGTTTTTCACGTTACGACTCATGCATTTTTCAAAGCGTGTTTATTTCTCTGCGCAGGAAGTGTGATCCACGCCATGGGAGGAGAACAGGATATTCGCAGAATGGACGGACTGAAAAAAGCATTGCCCATTACACACCTCACATTTCTCATTGCTACGATCGCCATTGCGGGAATTCCTCCATTCTCCGGATTTTTCTCGAAAGATGAAATTCTTTCGCACGCTTACGATCACAATAAATTGTACTGGATGCTTGGCGTTATCGGATCAATGCTCACTGCGTTCTATATGTTCCGTTTGTATTTTCTCACGTTCGGTGGAAAATTCCGCGGCACACACGATCAGGAACATCATCTTCATGAATCGCCGAAGAGCATGACGGTTCCGCTCATGGTGCTCGCTGCACTTTCTCTCGTGGGCGGATTCATCGGAATTCCATTGATGAAGAACGGACACCTGCTCGATAAATTCCTTCGTCCTTCTCTCGATGGCGCTTACAGCAAATTGCTCGAGCCGAATATCATTCACCTGCAGCATGAACTTACGCTGATGGGAATTGCAGTTGCTGCAGCGGCGGCAGCAATTTATTTTGCTTATTCCATTTTTGTGAAGAGCGGATTTCTTCCGCAGGAAACAGAAGCAGAAATGTCGAAACCGCAGCGTGTTATTTACAATAAATATTATGTCGATGAATTTTACGATAGCATCATTCGCAAGCCGCTCGACTGGAGTTCCGATAAATTATACCGCTTCTTCGAATTGCGCGTCGTGGATTCATTCGTGAATGGAATCGGAACTGCCGTGAAATGGAGCGCAAATTCTGTTCGCTATCTCCAGGCGGGAAATGTGGGTTCTTACATTTTCGCAATGGTGATCGCCGTCATCGCTATTCTACTGATAAAATTATTCTGA